The genomic interval GATCAAAAGACTTTAATTCTGCATACATTAATCCATGCCAAGCAGTGTAGAACGTACGCATACAGTGCATGCCACTGTCTCTGGTCTTAAGAGTGCTCCTAGCCTGATCTAGGGCTATATCATTTTTACTCATATAAGTTGTGTACATGCTCTTATGTTCTTTCACATTGTAAGAATGGATGAAAAGCATCTGCTGAATCAGTGTTATATAAGAGCATTATgtaatatgtatttgtgtatgtatgtgctttaCAGGGGCGGAGTCCTGGCCTCCGGGGGTGTGTCTGAAGTATGTGGGCGGAGACCAGTTTGGTCATGTGAACATGGTGATGGTGCGCTCTCTGGACCCCCAGGAAGTGTCGGACGTCAGCGTGCAGATGCGCAGCCCGGTAGCCCCTGGCATGTACCAGGGCCAGTGGAGGATGTGCACGGCTACCGGACTTTTCTATGGCGGTAAGAGCCCGCCGCAGCCTGTTACGAAGCCCCTCCTCACGGGCGGGTCGTACTTCAAAGCGCACTCACTACTGATGAATCTGCAGTCAGAAACCAGATTAACATGGGGAGACACAATGCTAATGCAAGCTTCTCCAAGTTTGAATAGTTCCAACAGGAAACCGTTATGTGTGGCAATACAGCAACCAGCACGCAGGCAGCAACGAGGCACACAGTCAGGGAGGAGCCAGTCAATCATACACTGACTCTCTGAAGTAGCAAGCGGTCAATTAACTATAACGTGTCAGTTAACTATAAAGACTCTTTTAGAGAAGGTTTCAAATCTTAagcaatctgcccagtggtgagtacacgttgtttgaagtacagtagacatacaCAGTGCTGTAGCAGTTCTCAAAGATCTGATACtccttgatggagagcaggctgatgtttGCGTTAGGGCTGAACAATTTCATTTCCTCTCTATCGAGGCTTCTCGGTCTCTGAGGCATTACAAAGCATCAGTCGGCCGTAATTCTCGTGAAGGCTGCTTTCCTGGCTGAAATGTAAGCTTGGTGAATCGGCGAGGTTACCTGGCGCGCTGCGGAGCGTAACCTGGCCTGGCGTCCTTCCCTCCCTGGGCAGACGTGATCTGGGTGATCCTGGCCGTGGAGGTGGGCGGCCTCCTGGGCGTCACGCAGCAGCTGTCCTCCTTCGAGACGGAGTTCAACACGCAGCCGCACCGCAGCGTGGAGGGCGACTTCAACCCCTTCGCCTCGCCGCAGAAGAGCAAGCACGCCGGCGACGACAGCCTCACGGACCCGGGCGGGCCCTGGGAGAGCCCGCAGGAGCAGAACGGACTCTCACACAACTCTGTAAATATAGCGCCCAGTGGTCTTCAAAGCAACCTGTCAGTAGTGACCTATAAACAGGTACGTACAGGGCTGGGGCAGAGGACCAAGGAacagtgtgcatgcacacgtgtgtgcgaGGGTGTGTTTGAGGGTACGGTCAAGGGTACGCGAGTGCGAGGGTGCTTGTgtgcaagggtgtgtgtgaccGAGGGTGTGTTCtagggtgcatgtgtgcgaggGTGCGTTCAAGGGTCCATGCATGTGTTCGAgggtgcatgcatgcaaacgAGGGGGCATGCGTGTGAGGGTGCGTGTAGGCGTGTGGGGGAGGTGCCGTTTGTTGGTATGCCTTGCCGTTGATGGGGAAgaatttacaaatgcattatgaGCTGATTTTCAGTTGTGCTGGTATAATGACAATTCATGAAACCAAAAATGGGTTATCATGCCCTTTATGTATGAGATCATTTTAGCCATACCTCTTCTCAATGATGCAAGAACAGGTGGGGCTACAATGTAGcgcacagtgtgtgtatgggtatgacAAGCATGTGAAATacagttatttaaaaagcataataattaattatcatAATCAGTTACATACATTATCAAACTCACAAAACGAGTGTAATGAGGGATTGCAGCCCTCGCCCAACTACAGCCTGATCTTACAGTGGTAACGTGATACTGTGCCCCTCTGACAGACAGATATACCCAGTCAAAGCCAAGCAAAGAGGCCTAGAATGTCTTACGAGTCTTAGAATGCCCAAGGGTATTActtcgtttattttattttgttaaattaaacaaaattctTTTGAAGGCAATAGACAAAGCCCATTCGGCACCTATTACTGTTATTGTACAGCGATTTgctgggaaaaaatgtttttccccacTGTAAAAAAGCCAGATTGGATCCTCCTAACGAATCATCACGCAGAATAAAAATATCGTGTTTATCTTGCACGTTCTTTCCgttccaaaacaaacactggtCCTTGCATCGTTTAGCAATTAGCCAAGAGCATGAATACTGATTCTGAATACTCTCTGCGTTAAACAGGAGGGAGGTCCTGCCCATCCACTTCATCAGGAGTACTTTGCAAAAATCTTAGGAGCACTGTCTTGTCAACTATGATAAGCTTGCATGTTTCCGAGTGTTTGCGTTATCCTGTGCATTTTACGTCGTCGGGCGAATTTTCCTTTAAGACCCGCGTCAATCGAGACGGCCCAAGCTTAGCGCTGTTGTTCACTGGCAACGGCTCCAGCGGACCTGCGTCGGTTGACGCGGCGTTGGTTTAAACGCCCAGGGTGTGGCGCTAACGTCTTTGTGTCTCCTCTTGCGTCACGTACCGAACGGATTAATCCAGCCTGATACTGCCACGCCCGAGTGGACACAGGCATTTGTGGACACAGGCAAACGCAGCGCTTGGCTTTTTGTGGGGTGACCTTTTCGAAATGGTTTTTATGACTCACAAAGCCTGGGCTTTGCGGATACGCTCCATTTCGCGGAAGAAACAGATACAGCGTTCGCAATATTGACTCtgggtgtaaaaataaatagccGAAGAATAAAGTCGCGttgaaagagaagaaagatCTGAATCTgattatttcaattattcatGCAGCAGCTATGAATGGGGCCAGTTCTCTCCGTTTGGTGACATTGCAGTCATGCTCCGTACTTCTGTTTAGATAGC from Anguilla rostrata isolate EN2019 chromosome 11, ASM1855537v3, whole genome shotgun sequence carries:
- the LOC135234347 gene encoding protein ILRUN-like encodes the protein MEGMDLDLDSELMQKFSCMGTTDKDVLISEFQRLLGFQLNPAGCAFFLDMTNWNLQAAIGAYYDFESPNINAPVMSFVEDVTIGEGESVPPDTPFTKTWRIQNTGAESWPPGVCLKYVGGDQFGHVNMVMVRSLDPQEVSDVSVQMRSPVAPGMYQGQWRMCTATGLFYGDVIWVILAVEVGGLLGVTQQLSSFETEFNTQPHRSVEGDFNPFASPQKSKHAGDDSLTDPGGPWESPQEQNGLSHNSVNIAPSGLQSNLSVVTYKQGIHGPYPFGQS